A genomic segment from Nitrospira sp. encodes:
- a CDS encoding Polyphosphate kinase encodes MSQQRADPGPQAITPTSSTASQRPVTSDLSRPEWFLNRELSLLEFNRRVLDLAKDQKVPLLERLKFLCIVSSNLDEFFEVRVAGLKEQVTHGIDQPGADGLTPSELLTRIAALTHQLVQEQYVVLNQSLIPQLADQRIRFLKRTEWTPSHIRWMRRFFSRELLPLLSPVGLDPAHPFPKLLNKSLNFLVTLEGTDAFGRLNGTAIVQVPRSLPRVIRLPARSNAWPHDFAFLSSVIHAFVHRLFPGMDVTGCYQFRVTRNSNLFVDEEDVDDLRRALEGQLPDRRFGDAVRLEVADNCPPEMVYFLREQFRLQAQDVYQCHGPVNLHRLMAVPDLVERPDLKFQPFTPSVPTTPVPSEDWFEAIRQGDVLLHHPFQSFAPVTEFLRQAATDPDVLTIKQTLYRTGTDSAIVQSLVDAARGGKEVTVVIELRARFDEEANIELAHDLEEAGAHVVYGVVGHKTHAKMSLVLRREGRQLRHYTHLGTGNYHVRNARLYTDFGLLTCDAAIGRDARMIFQQLTSPGRPGRLKHLLQSPFTLHATLLKWIGRETDRAKQGRPAKIIAKMNALLEPQIIRSLYKASQAGVPIDLIVRGPCALRPGIAGLSDHIHVRSILGRFLEHSRVFYFLNDGDERVFLSSADWMDRNFFRRIEVAFPVLDKTLKQRVIDEGLRPYLDDNTHAWTLHRDGSYRRLVPGRKTPRSAQQWLMNRLVT; translated from the coding sequence ATGTCGCAGCAACGCGCAGATCCTGGCCCGCAAGCCATCACGCCAACCTCGAGCACCGCTTCGCAACGGCCGGTCACGAGCGATCTGTCCCGGCCCGAATGGTTCTTGAATCGTGAGCTGAGCCTCCTGGAGTTCAACCGTCGGGTGCTCGACCTGGCCAAGGACCAGAAGGTTCCCCTGCTGGAACGGTTGAAGTTCCTCTGCATCGTGAGTTCCAACCTCGACGAATTTTTCGAGGTCCGCGTTGCTGGCCTGAAAGAACAAGTCACCCACGGAATCGACCAGCCGGGCGCAGACGGCCTGACGCCGTCCGAACTCCTGACCCGCATCGCCGCACTCACCCACCAACTGGTCCAGGAACAATACGTCGTCCTGAACCAATCCTTGATCCCGCAACTGGCCGACCAACGTATCCGATTTCTGAAGCGCACCGAATGGACGCCCTCGCACATTCGATGGATGCGCCGGTTCTTTTCACGGGAATTGCTGCCCCTCCTGAGCCCGGTCGGGTTGGACCCCGCACATCCCTTTCCGAAACTGCTCAACAAGAGCCTCAATTTTCTGGTCACCCTCGAAGGGACCGACGCCTTCGGCCGCCTCAACGGAACCGCCATCGTGCAAGTTCCTCGTTCCCTCCCGCGCGTGATTCGCCTACCGGCCCGCAGCAACGCCTGGCCGCACGATTTCGCCTTCCTGTCGTCGGTCATCCATGCGTTCGTCCACCGCCTTTTCCCCGGCATGGACGTCACCGGTTGTTATCAATTCCGCGTGACGCGAAACAGCAATCTCTTCGTGGACGAGGAAGACGTCGACGACTTGCGGCGTGCTCTCGAAGGCCAGCTGCCGGATCGACGATTCGGCGACGCGGTCCGTCTGGAGGTGGCGGACAACTGCCCGCCCGAGATGGTGTATTTCCTGCGCGAACAATTCCGTCTCCAAGCGCAAGACGTGTATCAATGTCATGGGCCGGTCAATCTGCATCGGCTCATGGCGGTGCCGGATCTCGTGGAACGTCCCGATCTCAAGTTCCAGCCGTTCACCCCAAGCGTGCCCACCACCCCCGTACCGAGCGAAGATTGGTTCGAAGCCATCAGGCAGGGCGATGTCCTGCTGCACCACCCCTTTCAATCCTTCGCGCCGGTCACCGAGTTTCTGCGCCAGGCCGCGACGGATCCCGACGTGCTCACCATCAAACAGACCCTGTATCGAACCGGAACGGACTCGGCGATCGTGCAGTCTCTGGTCGATGCTGCGCGCGGCGGGAAAGAAGTCACGGTCGTGATCGAATTGCGGGCCCGTTTCGATGAAGAGGCCAACATCGAACTGGCCCACGACTTGGAGGAAGCGGGCGCCCATGTGGTGTACGGCGTGGTAGGACACAAGACGCATGCCAAGATGAGTCTCGTCCTCCGCCGGGAAGGCCGACAGCTGCGGCACTATACCCATCTCGGCACCGGCAATTACCACGTCCGCAACGCCCGGCTCTATACCGACTTCGGACTGCTCACCTGCGATGCGGCGATCGGCCGGGACGCCCGCATGATTTTTCAGCAATTGACTTCGCCGGGCCGGCCGGGGCGCCTCAAGCACCTGCTCCAGTCGCCGTTCACCTTGCACGCCACGCTGCTGAAATGGATCGGTCGTGAAACCGACCGCGCCAAACAGGGGCGTCCGGCCAAGATCATCGCCAAGATGAACGCACTCCTGGAACCCCAGATCATTCGATCCCTTTACAAGGCCTCCCAAGCCGGCGTGCCTATCGACCTGATCGTGCGCGGCCCCTGCGCCTTGCGACCCGGCATCGCGGGCCTCTCCGACCACATCCACGTGCGTTCGATCCTCGGACGGTTCCTCGAGCACAGCCGGGTCTTTTACTTCCTGAACGACGGCGACGAGCGGGTGTTCCTCTCGAGCGCCGATTGGATGGACCGCAATTTTTTTAGGCGTATCGAAGTCGCCTTTCCGGTACTGGACAAGACTTTGAAGCAACGGGTGATCGACGAGGGACTCCGCCCCTACCTGGATGACAATACCCACGCCTGGACTCTACATCGAGACGGTTCCTACAGACGGCTGGTTCCCGGCCGCAAGACCCCCCGTTCAGCCCAACAATGGCTGATGAACAGGCTCGTTACGTAA
- a CDS encoding DnaJ-class molecular chaperone CbpA: MATTQRGYYDILGIQRSASADDIKKAFRRRAREFHPDLHTGAKKTEMEKKFKELNEAHEVLSDPDKRKKYDQYGQNWEQAEAYEKARQQAGPQPGHGGTAGGFSGDFGDIFDTFFGGRGRGGGSPGFAVDGEDLETDVELSIRDVLTGVTRRIDLTERVVCKACGGSAIVRGRPCVVCGGSGTQTEKRTIEVRIPTGVQNDTRVRLAGKGQPGVNGGKPGDLYLRVHIEPDGIFRQKGFDVQVTLPVWPWEAALGAEVMAPTLTEPVKVKIPPGSKADSKLRLKGKGLPTGSGDQGDLFLKLKIVMPTALSDQERALYEQLGHVRHSDPRADILAASRRKSA; encoded by the coding sequence ATGGCAACAACACAACGCGGCTACTACGACATCCTCGGCATCCAGCGCAGCGCCTCCGCCGACGACATCAAGAAGGCGTTTCGTCGTCGTGCCCGCGAATTCCATCCCGATCTCCATACCGGTGCAAAGAAAACCGAGATGGAGAAGAAGTTCAAGGAGCTGAACGAAGCGCACGAGGTCCTGTCGGATCCCGACAAGCGAAAAAAATACGATCAATACGGCCAGAACTGGGAGCAGGCCGAGGCTTATGAGAAAGCACGTCAACAGGCAGGGCCTCAACCGGGGCACGGCGGAACAGCCGGAGGATTCAGCGGCGACTTCGGCGACATTTTCGACACCTTCTTTGGAGGCCGCGGCCGTGGAGGCGGATCGCCCGGCTTTGCCGTCGATGGGGAAGATCTGGAAACCGACGTCGAACTCAGCATCCGCGACGTCCTGACCGGTGTCACCAGGCGGATCGACCTCACGGAACGAGTCGTCTGCAAAGCCTGCGGCGGCAGCGCCATCGTCCGCGGCCGCCCCTGCGTCGTCTGCGGCGGCTCCGGCACACAAACCGAAAAACGGACAATCGAGGTGCGTATTCCGACCGGCGTCCAAAACGACACCCGTGTCCGCCTCGCAGGTAAGGGGCAGCCGGGAGTCAACGGAGGCAAGCCTGGCGACCTCTACCTGCGCGTCCATATCGAACCGGACGGCATCTTCCGCCAGAAAGGGTTCGACGTGCAGGTCACATTGCCGGTCTGGCCCTGGGAAGCGGCACTGGGCGCAGAAGTCATGGCTCCGACCTTGACGGAACCGGTGAAGGTCAAAATTCCACCGGGCAGCAAGGCAGACAGCAAGCTTCGCCTGAAGGGCAAGGGGCTCCCGACCGGCAGCGGCGACCAGGGAGATCTGTTCCTGAAGTTGAAGATCGTCATGCCCACCGCACTTTCCGACCAGGAGAGGGCGCTCTATGAACAATTGGGCCACGTTCGTCACAGCGATCCGCGAGCCGATATTCTCGCCGCATCACGTCGCAAGTCAGCGTAA
- a CDS encoding Maltodextrin ABC transporter, permease protein MdxF, with translation MTGSSRLTRHRDGPAAWMMVAPALFVTLVFALYPVLDSLWLSLHHIFVGVPTLGRPFIGLDNYLALLLDPAAHQALFVTFAFVVLSTLLELACGLVIALVIHEHFRGRGLVRAAILIPWAIPTVVASQLWRYIFNDQYGFANLLLFGDRITQYVPWLAYPTVAFGIIVLADVWKTSSFAALLMLAGLQVIPDDLYDAAKVDGANLWQRFRHITLPLLKPAMLLALLFRTMDAFRVFDLVFVMTQGGPGDATQVLQFYGYQTLFTEGRLGYGSAVSVTVFLMILSLSLVYLRAIGSSLLERGRA, from the coding sequence GTGACCGGCTCATCACGCCTCACACGGCACCGCGACGGCCCGGCGGCTTGGATGATGGTCGCCCCGGCGCTGTTCGTCACGCTCGTCTTTGCGCTGTATCCCGTGCTGGATTCGCTCTGGCTCAGTCTGCACCACATTTTCGTCGGCGTCCCGACGCTCGGTCGGCCCTTCATCGGCCTGGACAACTATCTCGCGCTGCTCCTCGATCCGGCGGCCCATCAGGCATTGTTCGTCACCTTCGCCTTCGTCGTCCTCTCGACGCTGTTGGAGCTGGCCTGCGGCCTGGTGATCGCATTGGTGATCCACGAGCACTTTCGCGGGCGCGGTCTCGTCCGGGCGGCGATCCTCATTCCTTGGGCGATCCCCACCGTTGTCGCCTCGCAATTGTGGCGCTACATCTTCAACGATCAGTACGGGTTCGCGAATCTGTTGCTGTTCGGCGACCGAATCACCCAGTACGTTCCCTGGCTGGCCTATCCGACCGTGGCGTTCGGCATCATCGTCCTCGCCGACGTGTGGAAAACGTCCTCTTTCGCCGCCTTGCTGATGTTGGCGGGACTCCAAGTCATTCCCGACGATCTGTACGACGCGGCCAAGGTAGACGGCGCAAATCTGTGGCAACGGTTTCGGCATATCACGCTGCCGCTCTTGAAACCGGCCATGCTGTTGGCCCTGCTGTTTCGCACCATGGACGCCTTTCGGGTCTTCGATCTCGTCTTCGTGATGACGCAGGGCGGCCCCGGCGACGCGACCCAGGTGTTGCAGTTCTACGGCTACCAGACCCTCTTCACCGAAGGCCGCCTCGGATATGGTTCCGCCGTGTCCGTGACCGTATTCCTGATGATCTTGAGCCTGTCGCTGGTCTACCTTCGCGCGATCGGATCGAGTCTCTTGGAACGAGGCCGCGCATGA
- a CDS encoding SN-glycerol-3-phosphate transport ATP-binding protein UgpC, with translation MAELELRTISKSFRDQTVLHDVSLRVPDGIFTILLGPSGCGKSTLLRIIAGLELQTSGQVLIDGAAVDHLAPAERDIAMVFQQYALYPHLSVRDNLAFALTIRRTPRHVIDDRIAEVAQLLEIHQLLDRKPKDLSGGQRQRVAMGRAIVRKPKLFLFDEPLSNLDAQLRTSMRIELKKLQQRLQATMVYVTHDQVEAMTLGDRIILLDRGRIRQVGPPRDIYAAPANPFVASFIGTPPMNLWKGTITRQDHRIVFRSEDLSLPLPPLPPEPAPESAVTLGIRPEDIRLEDETDALRVVAVVDLIEDLGADLLLHCTVGRLRLVVRAVRAIDQKPGRFVTLSLPLNKLHLFFDDRRLDKAFSPPS, from the coding sequence ATGGCTGAACTGGAACTGCGTACCATCTCGAAATCCTTTCGCGACCAGACCGTCCTACACGACGTCTCGCTCCGAGTCCCGGATGGGATCTTCACGATTCTGCTCGGCCCCTCCGGCTGCGGCAAATCGACGTTGCTGCGCATCATCGCCGGCCTTGAGCTCCAGACATCGGGCCAGGTCCTCATCGACGGTGCGGCGGTCGATCACCTTGCACCTGCGGAACGCGACATCGCCATGGTCTTTCAACAATACGCCCTCTACCCGCACCTCTCGGTGCGCGACAACCTGGCCTTCGCCCTCACCATACGTCGAACCCCCCGCCACGTGATCGACGATCGTATCGCTGAAGTCGCGCAGTTGTTGGAAATCCACCAGCTGCTGGACCGGAAACCCAAGGACCTGTCCGGCGGCCAACGGCAACGTGTCGCGATGGGACGGGCCATCGTACGAAAGCCCAAACTGTTTTTATTCGATGAGCCCCTGTCCAACCTGGACGCGCAACTCCGCACCTCGATGCGGATCGAGCTGAAAAAGCTACAGCAGCGCCTGCAGGCCACCATGGTCTACGTCACCCACGATCAGGTCGAAGCCATGACCTTGGGCGACCGCATCATCCTGCTGGATCGTGGTCGTATACGCCAAGTCGGACCGCCTCGGGATATCTATGCGGCGCCGGCGAACCCCTTCGTTGCCTCCTTCATCGGCACGCCGCCGATGAACCTTTGGAAAGGAACGATCACCAGACAGGACCATCGAATCGTTTTTCGAAGTGAAGATCTCAGCCTGCCGCTTCCCCCTCTCCCACCAGAACCGGCACCGGAGTCGGCCGTCACGCTTGGCATTCGCCCGGAAGACATCCGACTGGAGGATGAGACCGATGCGCTTCGAGTGGTGGCGGTAGTAGACCTTATCGAGGACCTTGGAGCGGATCTGCTCCTCCATTGCACGGTCGGACGCCTCAGGCTGGTGGTACGTGCCGTCCGGGCGATCGACCAAAAACCGGGCCGCTTCGTGACGCTTTCGCTCCCCCTGAACAAGCTGCACCTGTTCTTCGACGACCGCCGGCTCGACAAGGCTTTTTCCCCACCCTCTTGA
- a CDS encoding Maltodextrin ABC transporter, substrate-binding protein MdxE → MACRPRTDLCTTTRRSDAICHAPRVATTAICFLLILATFCRSVPDAPAQPSTDRPASSAHSVTLRFVSWKPDHPRLWDEAITQFTNAHPHISVVRELAPHSSTAYHDLLTQKLKNRDTTVDVFFMDVIWVPEFAAAGWARPLDGRFSSIMREEFLPATVAVGRYGEHFYGVPSRIDAGLLYYRRDLLAKYGFTAPATWEELIHQAEQILAGERQAHPTLRGYSAPFKQYEGLVCHMLEFIAGHGGALLTADGTTSTLSAPDTLAAVQFVRDRIIGRLAPRAALTYQEPESLSVFLQGHAVFHRNWPYAWELANNETRSTIVGKVAVAPLPGFAPGRTAAALGGWLYGISTYSQHPDEAWALIEFLSGHAMQKRFAQEAGIAPSRAALFSDADLLVAAPQLRNHFSVLQSATARPRSPVYPAVSHLLQRYFSRALAIDHLDLAQEAALTDAQIDRLLTLTRTAP, encoded by the coding sequence ATGGCCTGTAGGCCCCGAACCGATCTGTGCACCACCACTCGGCGGTCGGACGCGATCTGTCACGCCCCTCGTGTCGCCACGACAGCGATCTGTTTCTTGCTGATCCTGGCAACGTTCTGTCGGTCTGTGCCGGACGCACCGGCTCAACCATCGACGGATCGCCCTGCCTCATCTGCTCATTCGGTTACCCTTCGCTTCGTCTCCTGGAAACCCGATCACCCGCGCCTGTGGGACGAAGCCATCACGCAATTCACCAACGCCCATCCCCACATTTCGGTCGTCCGTGAACTGGCTCCCCACTCCTCGACCGCCTACCACGACCTCCTGACGCAGAAGTTGAAGAACCGCGACACCACGGTCGATGTCTTTTTCATGGATGTGATCTGGGTGCCGGAGTTTGCCGCGGCCGGTTGGGCCAGGCCGCTCGACGGCCGATTTTCATCGATCATGCGCGAGGAATTTCTTCCGGCCACCGTGGCAGTCGGTCGATACGGCGAACACTTCTACGGTGTGCCGAGCAGAATCGATGCCGGCCTCCTCTACTATCGCCGGGACTTGCTCGCGAAATACGGCTTCACTGCGCCGGCTACCTGGGAGGAACTTATCCACCAGGCCGAACAGATCCTGGCCGGTGAACGACAGGCTCACCCGACGTTGCGCGGCTACTCGGCGCCGTTCAAACAATATGAAGGGCTGGTCTGCCACATGTTGGAGTTCATCGCGGGACATGGGGGCGCACTGTTGACAGCCGATGGGACCACATCGACCTTGAGCGCACCGGACACCCTTGCGGCCGTACAGTTCGTCCGCGACCGAATCATCGGCCGGCTCGCCCCACGCGCCGCCCTCACCTACCAGGAGCCGGAATCGCTCTCCGTCTTTCTCCAAGGCCATGCGGTCTTCCACCGCAATTGGCCCTATGCCTGGGAACTCGCCAACAACGAGACACGCTCCACCATCGTCGGGAAGGTCGCCGTCGCGCCACTGCCGGGATTCGCTCCCGGCCGCACCGCCGCAGCGCTCGGAGGCTGGCTCTACGGCATCAGCACCTACTCGCAGCATCCTGACGAAGCCTGGGCGCTCATCGAATTCTTGTCCGGCCACGCGATGCAGAAGCGGTTCGCGCAAGAGGCGGGCATCGCCCCTTCCCGAGCAGCCTTGTTTTCCGATGCCGATCTCCTGGTTGCCGCCCCTCAACTGCGGAACCACTTTTCCGTCCTGCAGTCTGCGACCGCCCGCCCCCGTTCACCGGTCTATCCCGCCGTCTCACACCTGCTACAACGGTATTTCAGCCGCGCGCTGGCGATCGACCACCTCGACCTTGCGCAAGAAGCCGCCCTCACCGATGCACAGATCGACCGACTGCTGACCCTGACGAGGACCGCACCGTGA
- a CDS encoding Methylated-DNA--protein-cysteine methyltransferase has product MVIYDEEGRLRATDWADYDDRMCRLLTRHYGKDRVTLTRASHLSNPASAIAAYFDGDLHAIDSLPTATEGTPFQKRVWHALRHIPVGHTLSYGELAKRIGRPAAVRAVGLANGANPIGIVVPCHRVIGADGSLTGYGGGLERKRWLLNHEKRAVRRSSLSSA; this is encoded by the coding sequence GTGGTCATCTATGATGAAGAGGGTCGCCTGCGAGCGACCGATTGGGCGGACTATGACGACCGTATGTGCCGCCTCCTCACGCGTCATTACGGAAAGGACCGCGTCACGCTGACGCGAGCTTCTCACCTATCGAACCCCGCCTCGGCCATCGCCGCCTACTTTGATGGAGACCTTCATGCCATCGATTCCCTCCCGACGGCCACGGAAGGCACTCCATTCCAGAAACGTGTCTGGCACGCGCTGCGCCACATTCCGGTGGGGCACACTCTCAGCTATGGCGAACTCGCAAAGCGAATCGGCCGGCCGGCTGCCGTGCGCGCCGTCGGCCTGGCCAACGGCGCCAATCCGATCGGCATCGTCGTGCCCTGCCATCGTGTGATCGGAGCCGACGGTTCGCTGACCGGCTACGGTGGAGGTCTGGAGCGGAAGCGCTGGTTGCTGAATCACGAGAAGCGGGCGGTGCGGAGGTCCTCTCTTTCCTCCGCGTGA
- a CDS encoding Maltodextrin ABC transporter, permease protein MdxG: protein MNRRFLLSLGILTTVGLSLLPFFWFLLSSFKSQAEVEAVPPTWWPSGSLGFYRSALFDHRLFDYVGNSIVVAGSTTVLALLIAIPAAYALARLAVPGKQGILAVLLCVSMFPQMAIAGPVWRLLDAIGGLNHRWGLVLPYVALTLPLAIWILASFFKELPPELEDAARVDGCGPWTTLLRITLPLAAPGIFTAAILVLIYAWNEFFFALLILTQPEQQTLPVGIALFQGEFTMPWGELAAASVVATLPLILVVLLCQRWIVSGLSAGAVKG from the coding sequence ATGAATCGACGATTCCTCCTCTCCCTGGGCATCCTCACCACCGTCGGACTGAGCCTCTTGCCGTTCTTCTGGTTCCTGCTCTCCTCGTTCAAATCACAAGCGGAGGTCGAGGCCGTGCCGCCCACCTGGTGGCCCTCCGGCAGTCTGGGCTTCTATCGTTCGGCCCTCTTCGACCATCGCCTGTTCGACTATGTCGGCAACAGTATCGTGGTCGCAGGCTCGACGACCGTGCTGGCCCTGCTGATTGCGATTCCTGCCGCATACGCGCTGGCCCGGCTCGCCGTCCCCGGCAAACAGGGTATTCTGGCGGTCCTGCTGTGTGTCTCGATGTTTCCGCAGATGGCGATCGCCGGCCCGGTCTGGCGTCTGCTGGATGCCATCGGCGGGCTCAACCACCGCTGGGGCCTCGTCCTTCCCTACGTCGCATTGACCCTGCCGTTGGCGATCTGGATCCTGGCCAGTTTCTTCAAGGAACTGCCGCCCGAGTTGGAAGATGCCGCACGCGTCGACGGCTGCGGTCCCTGGACGACATTATTACGCATCACCCTCCCGTTGGCGGCGCCGGGAATTTTTACCGCCGCGATTCTGGTCCTGATCTATGCGTGGAACGAGTTTTTCTTCGCCCTCCTGATCCTGACCCAACCGGAACAACAGACGCTCCCGGTGGGCATCGCACTCTTCCAGGGGGAATTCACCATGCCCTGGGGAGAATTGGCCGCGGCCTCGGTCGTGGCGACCCTGCCGTTGATCCTGGTCGTGTTGTTGTGCCAACGATGGATCGTCAGCGGGTTGTCCGCGGGAGCGGTGAAAGGCTAG
- a CDS encoding MarC family integral membrane protein — translation MNVVEYALFAFSSLFVIVDPIAVVPAFLAMTPRDSVTQRLRTARMACIVAVGLLSGFALFGQTILRLLGITLPAVQIAGGLILLLVALDMLRAQRSTVQETAEETAAGTNKDDIAIAPLAVPMLAGPAAISTVILLETQAKTLALRAVLLGCLVLVGLASYIILAIGARGAKWINPIAEKIISRLMGLLLAALAVQFIVNAFTGDQGLLRGLSGH, via the coding sequence ATGAATGTCGTCGAATACGCGCTCTTCGCGTTCAGTTCGTTGTTCGTGATCGTCGATCCGATCGCGGTGGTGCCGGCCTTCCTCGCGATGACCCCGCGCGATTCGGTGACGCAGCGGTTGCGAACCGCCCGCATGGCCTGCATCGTCGCCGTCGGGCTCTTGAGCGGATTCGCCCTGTTCGGGCAGACGATCCTCCGGTTATTGGGAATTACGCTGCCGGCTGTTCAGATCGCCGGCGGACTCATCTTGTTGCTGGTGGCGTTGGATATGTTGCGTGCGCAGCGGTCCACCGTACAGGAAACGGCGGAAGAAACGGCCGCCGGGACCAACAAGGACGACATCGCCATTGCGCCGCTCGCCGTCCCCATGCTGGCGGGGCCGGCGGCGATCTCCACCGTCATCCTACTGGAAACGCAAGCCAAGACCTTGGCGTTGCGTGCCGTGTTGTTGGGGTGCCTTGTACTCGTCGGGTTGGCGAGTTACATTATATTAGCGATCGGCGCACGCGGCGCGAAGTGGATCAACCCCATCGCGGAGAAAATCATCTCACGGTTGATGGGGCTATTGCTCGCCGCACTGGCCGTTCAATTCATCGTGAACGCCTTTACCGGCGACCAAGGGTTGTTACGCGGACTGTCGGGACATTAA
- a CDS encoding Dihydroxy-acid dehydratase: MTIDSRHKSHNLLDGPGRAPARAMLKAVGFTDADLERPLIGVANTWIEVMPCNYHLRRLAERVKAGIRAAGGTPIEYNTIAVSDGISMGTEGMKASLISREVIADSVELVARGHLFDGVVALSGCDKTIPGTVMGLCRLNIPSLMLYGGSIMPGHFQGQDVTIQDVFEAVGKHASGKMTNAELKDLEDHACPGPGACGGQFTANTMSIAFEFLGISPMGRNGVPAMDQRKDDVAFECGALIMDLLKNDVRPKQIITRRSIENAIAAVATTGGSTNAVLHLLAVAREMGVRLTIDDFDKINRKVPLLADLKPGGRFTAADLYAAGGTTLVAKRLIDAKILHPDQITVTGRTIGEEAKAAQEKPGQQVLRSLSNPIKPTGGLVILKGNLAPDGCVVKVAGHSIMTFRGPAKVYDREEDAFAAVKAGQIKAGDVVVIRYEGPSGGPGMREMLGVTAAIVGAGLGDSVALLTDGRFSGATHGLMAGHVAPEAVKGGPIAAVKNGDIVTFDIAKRRLDVELTQKELAARLKKVKYPSPRYLSGVMGKYARHVSSASEGAVTN; encoded by the coding sequence ATGACGATCGACTCACGACACAAAAGCCACAACTTACTCGACGGACCGGGCCGCGCACCGGCTCGCGCCATGCTGAAGGCGGTCGGGTTTACGGATGCCGACCTCGAACGCCCCTTGATCGGGGTCGCCAACACCTGGATCGAGGTCATGCCCTGCAACTATCACCTGCGCCGGCTCGCCGAGCGCGTCAAGGCCGGCATCCGGGCCGCCGGCGGCACCCCGATCGAATACAACACCATCGCGGTCTCCGACGGCATTTCCATGGGGACCGAGGGTATGAAGGCGTCGCTCATCAGCCGGGAGGTCATTGCGGACTCCGTCGAGTTGGTCGCACGCGGCCACCTGTTCGACGGAGTCGTGGCCCTCTCGGGATGCGACAAGACGATCCCGGGCACAGTCATGGGGCTCTGCCGCCTGAACATTCCCTCGCTCATGCTGTACGGCGGCTCCATCATGCCGGGGCACTTCCAAGGACAGGACGTCACGATTCAAGATGTCTTCGAAGCGGTGGGCAAACATGCCTCCGGCAAGATGACGAATGCCGAACTCAAAGATTTGGAAGACCATGCCTGTCCCGGCCCGGGTGCCTGCGGGGGACAGTTCACGGCGAACACCATGTCGATTGCCTTTGAATTCCTCGGAATCTCCCCGATGGGCCGAAACGGGGTCCCTGCGATGGATCAGCGCAAAGATGATGTGGCTTTCGAGTGTGGCGCACTCATCATGGACCTGCTCAAGAACGACGTTCGCCCCAAACAAATCATCACGCGCCGCTCGATCGAAAACGCGATCGCCGCCGTGGCGACGACCGGCGGATCGACCAACGCCGTGCTGCATCTGCTGGCCGTGGCACGCGAGATGGGGGTGCGGCTGACCATCGACGATTTCGACAAAATCAACCGGAAGGTGCCGTTGCTGGCCGACCTCAAGCCGGGCGGCCGCTTCACGGCAGCGGATCTCTATGCGGCGGGCGGAACCACACTCGTGGCCAAACGATTGATCGACGCGAAGATCCTGCACCCGGATCAAATCACGGTCACGGGGCGCACCATCGGCGAGGAGGCCAAGGCTGCCCAGGAGAAACCTGGGCAACAGGTCCTGCGATCCTTGTCCAACCCAATCAAACCGACGGGAGGCCTGGTCATTCTGAAGGGCAACTTGGCGCCGGATGGCTGCGTGGTCAAGGTGGCCGGCCACTCCATTATGACCTTCCGCGGACCGGCCAAGGTCTACGATCGGGAAGAGGATGCCTTCGCCGCGGTGAAGGCCGGTCAGATCAAGGCCGGTGATGTCGTGGTGATTCGGTACGAAGGCCCGTCGGGAGGCCCCGGCATGAGGGAAATGCTGGGCGTCACGGCCGCCATCGTCGGTGCGGGACTCGGCGATTCCGTCGCACTCCTGACCGACGGGCGATTCTCAGGCGCCACCCACGGTCTCATGGCAGGCCATGTCGCGCCTGAAGCGGTTAAGGGCGGGCCGATCGCCGCAGTCAAGAACGGCGACATCGTCACGTTTGATATCGCCAAGCGCCGATTGGACGTCGAACTGACTCAGAAGGAACTGGCTGCCAGACTCAAGAAGGTGAAGTATCCGTCTCCCCGTTACTTGTCTGGCGTGATGGGGAAATATGCCCGTCACGTCTCCTCTGCCTCGGAAGGCGCGGTGACGAACTGA